ATTTATTATGACCGGACATAATTTATTATTCTAAACTTTTTAAATGTTTAACGCCCAAAAGGGTTATAGAGCGACCCCTTGGCGTTCTCTCAATAAACCCCTTCTGCAGAAGAAACGGCTCATGAACTTCTTCAATAGTCGCCTCTTCCTCTGAAAGTGATGCAGATATCGTTCCTATTCCAACAGGGCCACCTCCAAATTTACTGTTTATGGTATGCAATATAGACCTGTCAATCTCTGTCAGACCAGCGCCATCAATACGCAAAAGCTCAAGCGCTCTCATCACACTCTCCTTATCCATAGATTTTTTATTTACCTGAGCGAAATCGCGACATCTCTTAAGAAGATAATTTGCTATTCTCGGTGTGTTTCTTGACCTTGATGCAATTATCATAAGGGTATCTTTATCAGAATCAATTCCCAAAATCTCAGCCGAGCGCGACACAATCTTGCAAATCTCATCATCCGTGTAGTAATTTAATCGGAACAACCCTCCAGAAAACCTTGAACGAAGTGGGGAAGACAACATTGAAACACGGGTTGTTGCTGCTATCAGCGTGAAAGGCGGCAAATCAAGTTGTATTGTTCTTGCAGAAGGACCCTTACCAATTATTATATCAAGGACACCTGCCTCCATAGCCGGATACAACATTTCCTCAATTACTCTGTTTAAGCGGTGTATCTCATCAATAAACAAAATATCACCTGAGGACAAATTGGTAAGAAGTGCTGCCAAATCTCCAGCGCGACATATAGCAGGACCAGAGGTTGTTTTGAGCGCACCACCTGTTTCTCCTGCAACGAGATGGGCAAGCGTTGTCTTTCCAAGACCGGGAGGACCATACAGCAACAAGTGTTCTGGTGATTGGCTACGCTCCTGTGCGGCATTAACCAATATAGAAATATTTTCTTTTATTCCGTCTTGCCCTATATACTCACCCCAAGACGAAGGGCGAAGAGTCATATCAAGAGAAGAATCTCTCTCAACCATAGTTATTTCTTCTGTTTCCTTTTTATTATCTTGGCTCATTTATATCTATAATTCTTTTTATCTCCGAAAGAGAAGTTAAACCTTCCATAACTTTCATTATAGCATCCTGTACAATTGTCGGTGTCCCTTGCTTCTTTGCCGCCTCTGATATCTCTCTTGTAGAACCACCGTCATATAAAACCTTTTCAATATTCTCATCCATAAATATTGTCTCAAATATTCCCAACCTTCCCTTATAACCATCAGAAGAATCTTTTAAGTCATCCCTCGGTTTCATAAAAGTAGAAAAATCAATCTCACCAACCCTGTCTTTTATTGACTGCGGTGCGTCTTCAAAAATTTTGCGTATCGTTGTTTTGTCTTCCTCAGATATAGAATCCACAACAGCGTTTTCCTTTTTTAACCTTCTCACAAGCCTCTGCGCGATTATCAGATTCACAGAAGCGCTTATCAACTTCCTATCAATCCCAATATCTATCAAGCGAGAGAAAGCACCAGAAGCACTGTTCGTGTGGAGTGTGGAGAAGACCAAATGCCCTGTAAGAGAGGCGTTAATAGCCGTTTTTGCAACCTCCAAATCTCTTATCTCACCCACCATTATCACATCTGGGTCCTGTCTCAATATCGCCCTAAGACCGCTTGCAAATGTGTATTTATCCCCCTTAATCTGTGTCTGAACAATACCATCAAGATGGTACTCAATAGGGTCTTCAAGAGTTATTATTTTTATGTTTGGATTGTGTACCTCTTTTAGAAAAGAATAAAGCGTGGTCGTCTTTCCAGAACCAGTTGGTCCTGTCGTTATTATTATCCCATTAGGTCTGTTTATCTCCTCTCTTACTATTTTAAGAACACCATCTTCAAAACCCAAATTATCAATGTTTTGTGTCAAACCTCTTGGATCAAGCAACCTCATAACAATCGCTTCGCCTGACGGTCCTGGTATGGTTGATATTCTCACTTCCATGTCAACACCATCAAGCCGTATGCTAAACCTTCCGTCTTGTGCTCCACTGTTAATGTTAAGTTTCATTCCGCCAATCAATTTTATTCTTGACGCAAGGCGTTGAAAAATAGAATGATTGATATTCAGCAAGTCTACAAGAATTCCATCAATACGATAACGGATGCGAACATTATCCTCAGAAGGTTCAATGTGAATGTCAGATGATTTAAGAGCAGTCCCACCCGCGATCAATGTATCAAGTATGTTGGTGGCGTTTTGTTTCGCTGTGTCATTT
This DNA window, taken from Candidatus Campbellbacteria bacterium, encodes the following:
- the ruvB gene encoding Holliday junction branch migration DNA helicase RuvB, with amino-acid sequence MSQDNKKETEEITMVERDSSLDMTLRPSSWGEYIGQDGIKENISILVNAAQERSQSPEHLLLYGPPGLGKTTLAHLVAGETGGALKTTSGPAICRAGDLAALLTNLSSGDILFIDEIHRLNRVIEEMLYPAMEAGVLDIIIGKGPSARTIQLDLPPFTLIAATTRVSMLSSPLRSRFSGGLFRLNYYTDDEICKIVSRSAEILGIDSDKDTLMIIASRSRNTPRIANYLLKRCRDFAQVNKKSMDKESVMRALELLRIDGAGLTEIDRSILHTINSKFGGGPVGIGTISASLSEEEATIEEVHEPFLLQKGFIERTPRGRSITLLGVKHLKSLE
- a CDS encoding GspE/PulE family protein, which translates into the protein MASKFQDNTKTDLLNSLKSKEEERFVSGLAKEYGIKYIAPNEVYASPDVLPLITEDDARKAEVAAFKMRRRDLHLAVFSPKNPHLEAVLEKLKERGYSLSIYMASKSTLERMWRLYSDISTSIEVEEGVISISSEKSMSVSENVKDIHSLRDMVQKIINDTAKQNATNILDTLIAGGTALKSSDIHIEPSEDNVRIRYRIDGILVDLLNINHSIFQRLASRIKLIGGMKLNINSGAQDGRFSIRLDGVDMEVRISTIPGPSGEAIVMRLLDPRGLTQNIDNLGFEDGVLKIVREEINRPNGIIITTGPTGSGKTTTLYSFLKEVHNPNIKIITLEDPIEYHLDGIVQTQIKGDKYTFASGLRAILRQDPDVIMVGEIRDLEVAKTAINASLTGHLVFSTLHTNSASGAFSRLIDIGIDRKLISASVNLIIAQRLVRRLKKENAVVDSISEEDKTTIRKIFEDAPQSIKDRVGEIDFSTFMKPRDDLKDSSDGYKGRLGIFETIFMDENIEKVLYDGGSTREISEAAKKQGTPTIVQDAIMKVMEGLTSLSEIKRIIDINEPR